CTCCGGGACATCGTGGCCGACCCGACGGGCGTCTTGCCCTCCAGCTTGTAAAACTCCACCACCTTTGCCGGCGGTTTGCTCGACATCAGCTCGGAAATCTGCGTTATGAACCACTTGCCCAGCTTGATCACTGCCACGTGCGCCGCAAACTGCAGCATCATCGCGCCGAAACCCTTGTACAGTCCGCTCACGCCCTCGCTGGCCAGCGTTTGCCGGTAGCAGTCGACCACCCCCTCGTAGCTGGTCAGAATCGGCACGACCGAGTAGCCCGAGTCCAGATTGTCGATGATTGTGCGCGTGCCCTGCAGCTGGATCCGGTGCAGGATCGTCTCGAACGGGTAGAAAATCATCTCCGTCGCCATCAGCGAAATCATGGTCGAGTACACCTCGATCACCTGGCTCTGGGCGGCGAAATCGCGCGTCCGAGCGCCGCGCCGCTCCTCGTAAAACGTTACCCGTCTGCACATGATCCTGGTCGAAATGCCGCGCACAAACAGCCTGATTTGAAGGGGCATTTAGTTAGCTTACGGTCAAAGAATGTGTTCCGTTGCGAAACTATTCACTTACTGGCAAACGTATTTCGACAGACCGAGCGATATGCTCGGCCCTACCAACGCCCACACCGGCAACATTCGGCCCTTCTGCGGGACGCTCCAGGACAGCAGGCGGCTCGCTCCCTCGCGGAACACATCGAATATACCCGGCTTCTCACTGGCAATGTCGCTCTGGACGGTTTCGACGAGCGATGCAGAGTAAAACGGAACGACTGCCGCTATGCTTATGCTGCGGGAAGGATAAAACCGGACCCATCAGAGCATGCTGGTTACAGCTCACATGCCAACGAATCTTACCATTTCAGCAGCAAATGTTGACCGAACTGTTTAACAGTAGTTTTAGCATTAATTTCcctgcaagaaaaaaacaaactcatgGAGCGTTAGTGGAACAAGTTCTTCTGCACCGTGCACCTTCCCTCACTCACTTTGGCCAGGGCGTAAACTTTGATATCACATCCTCCACGGCCAGCGTCATGCCGCGGACTAGAAGCACGCTGCCAATACCCTTCCACAGCGTCGTAACGCCCTGCCGCTGGTGCAGATGCACAATCACCGGCAGCAGGGTGATCGGCACGACGTGGTACCGCCGGGCGGTGTGATGCACCTGGCACTGGCGCCGCAGCACCAAAAACGGATGACATAGCAGGTTCTCCGTAATCAGGCTGATGAGGTTAACGCTCGCACCGAGATATTTCCGCAGCGATATTTCTAAACGGTCGGAAAGGGCAAACCAACGCAGGAGGAGAACAAAAGTATGACGAAACAGTTGcagaaatgtaaacaaatgcatTATTGCATCGGCTTACCATCGTCCGGGCTTTCGTACAGTGGTTGAACGTTTTTGTGCTTCTGCAGTGGCAGCGTAAGATCGCGCTCCGAGTTGATGAACTGATACGGCGCATCGTCCAGGGTGGATTTGTAAGCGGACAGGAACCGTGCATTATCTAACTCATCCTCATCTTCCAGGTACCTGCGGGCGGGACAGGATTGCACGAAGGTTTGAGAAGCACGGTTATTACGCACCGGGCCAAGGCCGGAACGTGGATGAGgtgggtatgtgtgttgtCGCGTTGCTTACCGCCCGTAATCTTCCAGGCCAGCCATTTGGTGATTGTACATCGGCTACATCTATTTGCTAAACAAATCCTAGATATTTTTGCACAATTTTGCACTGGCCCtagttttttgcttgcttttttttttgttcaacagAACTGTCTTTCCCATATGAGACCAGGTTGGAGCTTGGGTCAAGTTAGCTGTCAAAAGGCATTGACATTTGATGGAGTACATTTTGAGGCGTAATAAAGTTAGCTTTTCTTTCCTCAATGAACATTTAATCAATTATAGCTTATTTTTCTATCAAACCTTCTATTAGTTTCTTTTcagaaagtaacaaaacatttttccaaTTCTAATTTTTCGCCTTTCGATGATTGCCTTCGCCAAGGCATGTCAAGAAAAGTATGTGAGCGCACCTTGCTTTGTGGTGGATTCCCGCCGTCAAAAAGCGCCCCTGTGAAAAGGCTAAACAATTTCTATGGTACACAAGGTTTCAAATTGTCCGTTACAGATCAAATTGAAcgatgaaataatttaaactttGTGAATGTTGAGCTGGGAActttttaaaattgtattgtAAGATACTCAAACACATTACTCCAAGTGCTGAAATATGAAGTGTTATGTAAATatatttaacggaaatttaaataaaagcaGAGTTTGTTTGAAACCCAATTCGttcaaaatttaaatgaatgttggggttaattttaaatagagcacagcgccgtttatccgggtaccttttatccggctgttcgtttatccgtgcttttgagaaatgacagtttaATACGAAGGTGGCATTGcgttaaggccgggctacattgaccgtactccgtagtgtaattttgattttcactagcgcatctgggggaagctggtggaagctttttttggtcgtcgagagaatggtcatgccggatctaaaatttaagttgttttttcatcgttttttgatgcgaaaatggctgaaatacttgcacaacataatTATCTATTAATGGATTAGCTTTTCCAGAccagtttaagtaaaaaacatagaaaaataacatattttctgaagcggctacaaattgtttggcaaaatgcttcagtCAGTcgtcgccagatgcgctagtgaaaatcaaaattacgctatggagtacgatcaatgtagcccggcctttataaggaggatatttgaaaaaaaaaaaaggttatcagaGCACATTGGCATTACAAAAAACACTCTAATTCATGGCAAATTTAAAATTGTCTAGGTAGAAAAACATGAAGATAATAAAAACTGGGTGATTTCTATCAAAACCCAAGATAAATTTCCAAATAAAAATCAAGAATTAGCGCACCCGGGTGATTAAATATATCATTTGACTCATTAGCCATGTTATTCGCATATCCGGGCTAAGTCGAGTCCCGAATAAACGGCGGTCCACTGTATTTAAGGCTaagtaatttatgttttttttcttgaaaagAAACAGTCTAGTCGTAGAGCCGTATTTCGCCAATGCTTTAAAGCTCAATTTGGTAGCACAGCGTTTGCCAATCACCAACACGGTTTACTTCTATCGCAGCTAGGCGATTAAATCAAACGTCCCTACCACAGCTCGCAACCACCAGTTAGGATCGCTCTAACGAAGTAAAATTATGAAACACTACTCAAATAGGTACCATTTCCTGGTCATTTTTCTTGTACTATAAAACCGCACCACGAGCGGCAGTAAACAAGcacgacacaaacacacacttaaaCTCTTCCTCCAGGGGCCAAGCAGCACATCATAATGCAACGAGAAATGGTCATTTTTCCGTTTGCCCATACAGGTAGGTATGCTTCTTTTTATCACCCACGATAATCGTCACATGGAGAAGAATTCatcttctcttctctttttttttttgtatgcctCCTTTCTGCACACACATGGCTTAAGTGCTTGTGTGAACAAAAATGGCCCTACCTTATCAATTTACCTTAACGAAGTTTCGGCTTCATCACGGTCAGAAGAATAGTCACGTACGGAcagttataaaaaaaaacccagtcCACGTTTGTACGTTGACACGCTTGCCCCGGCGGCCTATGCCGGGGACAGCGGCTGGCCGGAAGAAAAGGGGTTAAAGGAATGTTTATGTACCAGCCCACCCGCTTCCGACCGTCATTACAGTTccatattattttattgccacgGTAATATTGCACGTTCACGGGTGGGTTGTCGTTTTGGGATGTCGTTTTTTATGTGCGCTTGTGTGCGCCGTGTGTCCTGTGTCGTTTTGATGCGCGTCTTATTAATTTGTACGCAAGATGTACTGCATGGTCCTGTCCGGCACTTGTCCAGCGTCCTTTCACTGATTAATAATTTTACATGCTAAGCTGGAGGATGGAGAAACAGGAAGCGGGCTGCGGTGGAAAAGGGGAAGGACAAATTATGTTTATCTTTGAAAGGATTACATCCACCCATAAGGGGGCACAAGGTTTCAGCTGACAGCGTACAAAAAGTGCTGACTCGCTGGCTCGATTTTAAACCTGTTTTAAGCGTATCGTCCAGAAAACGCATAACCCGTAGCGGGCACTAAGTGAGAATGAGTATTTTAAAGCTtcataaaatgttttaaatgcaGCTCGTATTCGTATAAAACTGATTCACATTGCCTCTTATATCTATCTAGCTCTTCTGCCCGAGCGTCCAAGCTAGCTTTCGCCATTGATATTGAACTATGCTGATTAAAACCCCTACCAGCTCCCTCCAGCAGCCATGTTATCCTGTCCACTGTCATCGTTTTATTCGTCCCCACAGCAACCCAACATTCCAATAGCGAAATTCACTTTGCATCATGCTCAAATTGCCAACAATTCTTCTTCTACGTGTTTGGACTAATTATGATTCAATTAGTAGACTTATCGCCCTTGCCTACCTTTAGGCGCCGTGCTGCCCGTGCGTTACCCTCCCAGGCACCAGGCACCAAAACTTTTTATCTATCGCCCAGTGCGCGTCCCTATCTCTTAAAAAACTGCCACCCTTCCAATCGCTCCCGTAGTAATAAAGTATTCCGAGCAGAGGGCAGAGGCGGCCACTCTCGCTATCGTAACATAAACTTACCTCCCCCTTCccgaccacaccacaccaacgCCTCCTGTTCGAGGTACCGTTCCAACAGCCCTGACCATCATTATTTACAGACACGAATGCGATCATAATTCATATCGATAATTTTTAGACCAACGCTCACTCTCCTTGCTGGGTGTGTTTTTATGCTTCTatatctgtgtgtatgtgtgtgtgcgcttcgTCCAGCCACTGTGCTGATCAGTTCAACCCCTTTTTTCAGCAAAGGTAACACCGTTACGGAAAGCAATTTGCCATTTTACCTTTGTTGAAATCTCGAAGGATTTAGCCCCGTAAGGATAAGGGGCGAACGAGGAGGGGGGGAGTCGATTAGGTTGACCGTACGCCACACCGCCGTTCGATATGGACACATTTTTTCCTCATTTATATGTACCGGagaagcaccaccaccacgacacGACCGGGTCAGGCTCGTTTGGCCGCTTCAGCGTTCATGTATTCAGCCTAAGGATGAGGAGTCTGGTCGGCGTTTATGTATTCGATTCGattgttattaaaaatatttcactttatttgcTTTCCGCCCGTTCCGAGCAgcttcgcaaaaaaaaacaacactgtcCAGCAAGCAGTGTGTTAAAAGGGGAGATGGAAAATTGCACCCATTCTCCAACAAAACACGTCGTTACAGGCATGTCAGGCATGCTGACCAACGTCCAGTAAGACCGTTTACGGTCCCACATGTGACAGTCTTATTGAAATGGACCAACAAGCCGTTAATAAGCTACGGAAATTCAATTcgagtaagttttttttttcgaaaagaCGTGCTGAAATTCCGCCTTTATGTATGCAAACCGCACAGCAGCAAGATCTTTGCAAGTTGTATAGAACATACAAAATAGTCTCTACAGGACCTGTTTTATAATTTTCTCTACGCGTACTATAACAAGGTTAGCTCCTGGGCAGAAGGAGCTCCACCCGTGCCCAAGAAGAATCTCCCATCGTACGCGTTATCTGGTCTGAGCACCGTGCTGCCGGACACTGCTACTGCCACCGGTGACTTATTATATATATTACCCACTCGGCCATCCTTCTCCCTGCCttcttttttacaaaaaaagcagAATCACACGCTCACGCACATATACTCGAAACGAGCTCCTGCCGGGCAagatgtgtgtgcttgtgtcgTTGGTGCGGGTCGAAGGATATTTAAAGGAAGACGCTGATGCCACAGcatttgcgctgcgctggccCTGGCGAGTGTTTGCGTACGCGTACGCATAGAAAAGGGTCGCGTCCAAGTAAACGACGCTTTTCGGACGCTGGCCGTCGGCGTACGTGTGTCGGCGAGGGTAACCCCGAACGGGCATTCTTTACCATCGGTGCGCACATTCATTTTgcataaacacacatacgcataACGGCATGAATTGTGGCACACGCGTGAGGGTGGCGTAGCTGTAATAACTACACGGACACTGGCCTTTCcacaatcgcacacacacacacacactctttctcACACgctctcttcttctcttccacGAGTGCGAATGCTGTGAAGTCGAGCCGAGGGTGATTTCAAGGAAGAAGCCTAAGCTAAGGGCAATCGCAAACGGTGGATGGAAATAGAAATTTACATAGTCCACAGTACGAAACCCCTCCATGACCGGACATTCCTCTTGCTCGAGGATGTTGCATCCCGTTCTCTCTCCGCTTTGCTGGCAGGACGACTTTCTCCTCTCCTTCGCCAGCACACGCGTGAGTATTGGCGCACCTGTTTCCTAGGGAACGGTTTCTAGCCTTTCGCTGTAAAATACGTTTCTCCCTCGTTCCTTCTTCGCTCAGCCATACGCACGGTACGCGGAGATGCTTCCCATTCCGGAAGGATGTTTTCCGGGGGATGGGAGCAAACCCCGCCGAAACAAAGCCCATCATAAACTGACCGTATGGGGGAGCGGTATCCGGGGTGTGCTTCACGGAGCCTGCCCTTTCTCGATGCCGGGATATGAGTGATGAAATCGATTGTTTTTTGGCATGGCAAGTGACCGTTTCTCGGGCCGGGGTGGTAGTATTTGCATTTGGAGGAGGACTCCGTGTGAGCCACGAACGTTTGGTGAACGCTCGGTGAAGGGGCGATCTCACACTCTAATTGGATTTAACGTCCTAGGCACGTCACGTAACGGGGCGCAAATTGAGCAGACATCTTCAAGATCCAATAAGCTGTTAGAAGGTGTAATACTTGATTGCTCAACTAAAGCATAACtgaaaaaatgtacaaaactgCCCCATACTAAAGCGAAAGGGTTTGTCAAAAGGAAAACGCCTAAAGTTAGGcaatttaaatgcaaaatgTGGTTATTGATGTATAAAGATGGTCCATATACAATGTATGTCGCAAAGTGATTGAAGATAGCTCCTATAGAATCTATTTTATCAAGAATATCAAAGATAGAAATGTTGCGTAAATGAGTGACATTCCATAATATGAAACACAATACTTTGGTTGGTATCCTCTAAACCCATCCGGTTCTAAAGACAATCGAAACCCAAAAAATAATGCATGCCCATTGAACGGTTTCTAATTCAACGACTCCCTTCCACTGGCGATGAATGTTCCCACAAAATTTAGAATCTTCCCTTAACGAAAACAACAGTCCATGTTCTGCGAATCGTGTAAGGCAATAATTTTCCTTCACCTCTCCCTTGCTTCTAGCGAACGCTTGTGACGCAATTTAAAGACTTTCCACCATCCCCAGTTTACAATTCCATCGCCGTCCCAATTTTACCAAGTGCAACACGAAAGTACAACTAACAGCCGCACTCGCCGTACTAGGAGGTTTCCAATACGAACTATGCCACACCGTATTGCAAGGACACTACTAGCCGTAGCCCGTAGTACGTTCTCGTTGTGCTAGCGGAATAATTTCTGCCCAGCTTGTCTGTAAGTATGTTTCTGTGTTGCCGTGTTTGCGCAACACATTTACATCGTTCTGCTTCCAAAGGAACGCCGACAGAAACTGCTCGGCTTTCACAGCAAGGACATCAGGAAAGCGGTGTGTGGAG
This is a stretch of genomic DNA from Anopheles merus strain MAF chromosome 2R, AmerM5.1, whole genome shotgun sequence. It encodes these proteins:
- the LOC121589005 gene encoding solute carrier family 25 member 46, with protein sequence MYNHQMAGLEDYGRYLEDEDELDNARFLSAYKSTLDDAPYQFINSERDLTLPLQKHKNVQPLYESPDDEISLRKYLGASVNLISLITENLLCHPFLVLRRQCQVHHTARRYHVVPITLLPVIVHLHQRQGVTTLWKGIGSVLLVRGMTLAVEDVISKFTPWPKEINAKTTVKQFGQHLLLKCISIAAVVPFYSASLVETVQSDIASEKPGIFDVFREGASRLLSWSVPQKGRMLPVWALVGPSISLGLSKYVCQLFVRGISTRIMCRRVTFYEERRGARTRDFAAQSQVIEVYSTMISLMATEMIFYPFETILHRIQLQGTRTIIDNLDSGYSVVPILTSYEGVVDCYRQTLASEGVSGLYKGFGAMMLQFAAHVAVIKLGKWFITQISELMSSKPPAKVVEFYKLEGKTPVGSATMSRSISGISSLSEEIS